The Pan paniscus chromosome 1, NHGRI_mPanPan1-v2.0_pri, whole genome shotgun sequence genome has a segment encoding these proteins:
- the LEPROT gene encoding leptin receptor gene-related protein isoform X1, producing MAGVKALVALSFSGAIGLTFLMLGCALEDYGVYWPLFVLIFHAISPIPHFIAKRVTYDSDATSSACRELAYFFTTGIVVSAFGFPVILARVAVIKWGACGLVLAGNAVIFLTIQGFFLIFGRGDDFSWEQW from the exons ATGGCGGGCGTTAAAG CTCTCGTGGCATTATCCTTCAGTGGGGCTATTGGACTGACTTTTCTTATGCTGGGATGTGCCTTAGAGGATTATGG CGTTTACTGGCCCTTATTCGTCCTGATTTTCCACGCCATCTCCCCCATCCCCCATTTCATTGCCAAAAGAGTCACCTATGACTCAGATGCAACCAGTAGTGCCTGTCGGGAACTGGCATATTTCTTCACTACTGGAATTGTTGTTTCTGCCTTTGGATTTCCTGTTATTCTTGCTCGTGTGGCTGtg aTCAAATGGGGAGCCTGTGGCCTTGTGTTGGCAGGCAATGCAGTCATTTTCCTTACAATTCAAGGGTTTTTCCTTATATTTGGAAGAGGAGATGATTTTAGCTGGGAGCAGTGGTAG
- the LEPROT gene encoding leptin receptor gene-related protein isoform X2: MAGVKALVALSFSGAIGLTFLMLGCALEDYGDATTPS, encoded by the exons ATGGCGGGCGTTAAAG CTCTCGTGGCATTATCCTTCAGTGGGGCTATTGGACTGACTTTTCTTATGCTGGGATGTGCCTTAGAGGATTATGG agatgccacaacacccagctga